Within Armatimonadota bacterium, the genomic segment AGGAAAACAGACAACTGCGTGAGAGCGTGAGGCGGCTGACATTGGAGAATGCTGCGCTGCGTGAGGCTGCTGAAGAGAATATAAGACTAAATGCTGCTTTAGGCTTTCAAGAATCATCAAAAATTGCAATGGTTGCTGCGGAGGTTGTCTCGCACAATGAGAGCAACTGGTTCGATACTGCAACCATTAATGTTGGAACGCACTCGGGTATTCGTCAAGGATCAGCTGTAATCAATCATCTTGGTATTATTGGACAGATATCCGAAGCCAATCCATTTACCTCACAAATTGTTGCCCTCACAGATTCAAACAGCGCCATCGGCGCGATGGTTCAGCGTTCAAGAAGTTCGGGCATGCTTTATGGACAGGGCACTGATTATCTTGTCTTGGCATATCTGCCAAAAGATTCAGATATAAAGCTTAAGGATGTGGTTATTTCATCGGGCATGGGTGGAGTGCTCCCGAAAGGGCTTGTTGTTGGGCGAGTGTTGAAAGTGGTGCGAAACTCGACAGCAGGCACGACCTCCGCGCTCATAAAGCCAAGCGTGCGCTTTGACGAAATTGAGCAAGTTTTTGTTGTTAAACCTGGACAGACTTCTACACCATGAAGAAATATTTCTGGGCAATTATAATGCTCATAATTGCGGCTGCCGCACAGGGCAATTTTCCTGGGTGGATGACCATATTTGGCGCTAAACCCGACCTTGTCCTTGTTGTGCTTATCATCTATGCCCTGTCAGCCGACCCTGACTTTGGCACGGTGCTTGGTTTTATTGCGGGGCTTATCCAGGGATCGGTTGTTGGACTGAGCTTGGGGAGCTTTATTGTTACTCGCACAATTACCGGTTTCCTGGCCGGCATTGTTCATAAGCGGCTCTTCAGTGAAAATCCTATTGTGCCGATGCTTTCCGCCGTCTGGCTGACACTGGTATGTGAGGGCATGTTTCTTTTAGCAAACCCCAAGCCCAGCTTTTCCAATACGATCCGCACTCTGCTCGGCGAATGCATTTATAATGCCATCTTCGCACTTCTTCTGTATCTGTTCCTCAGGCACCTCGATACTCGCCGCAAAATAAAGCTTGCCAACGCAAGATTATAAATTCTGAATTTTGCACTCTGAGTTCAGTCACACTAGCATTACAAATACAACGAATATCCGTTTTTCGATTGTAATTAGAATGCGGATGAGGTCGTATTTTTTACGAAAGGAAATCTAGTCAGTGCCAATGCAGATTATAGCAACAGGCAGTTATCTGCCTGAACTTATAGTATCGAATGATGATATTGCGATTTTCCTTGATACGAGTGACGAGTGGATTAGAACCAGGTCCGGGATTAGCACGCGACGAGATGGCCCAATAAAACTGCTAGAACGAGGAGACATGGTTCTGCTTACTGCATTCGGCAGAGGGCTAAGTTCCGGTACCGTGTTGTTGGAATGGTGAGGCTGTGGTAAAGGCAAAAAAGACTGAGCTGGAAACAGAACTCTATAATCCTCTATACGACTATCTGGCAAGCCACGGCTATACAGTGCGCAGTGAGGTCAACAACTGCGATGTTGTCGCGCTAAAAGACGATGATCTGATAATAGTCGAACTGAAGAAATGCCTCAACGTTGTGCTCCTCTCTCAAGCAGTAAAACGCCAGCAGAGCTGTGAGTCGGTGTATGTAGGGGTCCCCAGGCCGCCGGACAAGCGTAAATGGACTTGTGCCAACAGGTCACTGCTGCTCCTGCTCAAACGTCTGGAGCTTGGTCTGATCTTCATATCTCCGGGGAATAAGAGGGTTCCGGTCGAGATCATACTGCATCCGGTTCCGTACAAAAGACACAAGAAGCGCAAATCCAGGCGAGCCATAATCCGAGAAGTTGAGAATCGCTCAGCAGATTTCAACACTGGTGGAAGTTTCCGCACCAAGATTATGACGGCCTACAGAGAGAATGCGATACAGATCGCCTGCTATCTTGCTCGATTGGGCCCGACTCAGCCGAAAGTGCTAAGGCAACTCGGCACGGGTGAGAAGACTCTTTCCATACTCCGAAGTAACTTTTACTCGTGGTTTGAGCGTGTGGGA encodes:
- the mreD gene encoding rod shape-determining protein MreD, with translation MKKYFWAIIMLIIAAAAQGNFPGWMTIFGAKPDLVLVVLIIYALSADPDFGTVLGFIAGLIQGSVVGLSLGSFIVTRTITGFLAGIVHKRLFSENPIVPMLSAVWLTLVCEGMFLLANPKPSFSNTIRTLLGECIYNAIFALLLYLFLRHLDTRRKIKLANARL
- a CDS encoding DUF2161 family putative PD-(D/E)XK-type phosphodiesterase, with product MVKAKKTELETELYNPLYDYLASHGYTVRSEVNNCDVVALKDDDLIIVELKKCLNVVLLSQAVKRQQSCESVYVGVPRPPDKRKWTCANRSLLLLLKRLELGLIFISPGNKRVPVEIILHPVPYKRHKKRKSRRAIIREVENRSADFNTGGSFRTKIMTAYRENAIQIACYLARLGPTQPKVLRQLGTGEKTLSILRSNFYSWFERVGYGLYDLSSTGRSDIKQYPDLAERYYNLLEDAEGKLVESN
- the mreC gene encoding rod shape-determining protein MreC yields the protein MGRVAVLTFRPRSVILKENRQLRESVRRLTLENAALREAAEENIRLNAALGFQESSKIAMVAAEVVSHNESNWFDTATINVGTHSGIRQGSAVINHLGIIGQISEANPFTSQIVALTDSNSAIGAMVQRSRSSGMLYGQGTDYLVLAYLPKDSDIKLKDVVISSGMGGVLPKGLVVGRVLKVVRNSTAGTTSALIKPSVRFDEIEQVFVVKPGQTSTP